One genomic window of Terriglobales bacterium includes the following:
- a CDS encoding tetratricopeptide repeat protein — MNQRWFCGWRRPHRQNCYLQAKRRRLAILLISSSLLTSYSVFSQTPSKSTAAFRKQAQLLMEQGRVEDSLPLLQQAVAANPRDVQTNLLLGRTLQQIGRIPEAIAAYKTILRVEPANQAAALGLSSAYRTVFNYKQAEIVLRRAMRAHPRDAEPAVALGELEMQLQHYDSAIAVLKRAVALAPANTAALRDLGICYQLTGKSELALNNFNRAVRLGPRSAAAYYFRAKFFADSNQNENAERDARKVLALEPENTPASLLLAKVLLRSGGCAEAKKLLEPLSDREQEGPRQKPDTQNASRTEELFQLARAYDCLKQHELARATRAKFDELSHREEAARSARSDADHIAEQAGELARQNQLAPALQLLEQALQKDPENAAAHAQMAKINFSRGDVTGARVEIEAALRSRPYHPEFLYVLGRVMEKQGDDQRALQAFQQTVLIDPREADAYYEIAQIHSRLGHQAEAVQALKSALQISPDDPDYRRALATLTNR, encoded by the coding sequence GTGAATCAGCGTTGGTTTTGCGGCTGGCGTCGCCCGCACAGACAAAACTGTTATTTACAAGCTAAGCGCCGTAGGCTGGCAATTCTTCTGATAAGCAGCTCTCTGCTCACTTCATATTCTGTTTTTTCCCAAACTCCGAGCAAGAGCACTGCCGCATTTCGCAAGCAAGCACAGCTGTTGATGGAACAAGGCAGAGTTGAGGACTCGCTGCCGTTGCTTCAGCAAGCCGTGGCGGCGAATCCCCGGGATGTTCAGACCAATCTGCTGTTGGGACGAACGCTGCAGCAGATCGGACGTATTCCCGAGGCGATTGCCGCCTATAAAACAATTCTGAGAGTAGAACCCGCTAATCAGGCGGCGGCTCTCGGCCTGAGCTCCGCCTACCGTACGGTTTTTAATTACAAGCAGGCTGAGATCGTCCTGCGCCGCGCCATGCGGGCCCACCCACGGGACGCGGAGCCGGCAGTCGCGCTCGGCGAGCTCGAAATGCAATTGCAGCATTATGACTCGGCTATCGCCGTACTGAAGCGTGCGGTGGCACTGGCCCCAGCTAACACTGCTGCTCTTCGGGACCTGGGGATTTGCTATCAGCTGACCGGCAAATCAGAGCTGGCGCTGAATAACTTCAATCGCGCCGTTCGCCTCGGGCCGCGCTCAGCGGCGGCGTATTACTTTCGCGCCAAGTTCTTCGCCGACTCCAATCAAAATGAGAACGCCGAGCGCGATGCCCGCAAAGTGTTAGCCCTAGAGCCTGAGAATACGCCAGCGAGCCTGCTGCTGGCGAAGGTGTTGTTGCGGTCAGGTGGGTGTGCGGAGGCGAAAAAGCTGTTGGAGCCGCTGAGCGACCGCGAGCAAGAGGGACCGCGGCAGAAGCCGGATACCCAAAACGCCTCTCGTACTGAGGAACTCTTCCAGCTTGCTCGTGCATACGATTGCCTGAAGCAGCACGAACTGGCGCGAGCCACGCGGGCGAAATTTGACGAACTCTCGCACCGCGAAGAAGCCGCGCGCAGCGCTCGTTCAGACGCGGACCACATAGCCGAACAAGCCGGAGAGTTGGCACGCCAAAACCAACTCGCACCCGCCTTGCAACTCCTGGAGCAAGCGCTGCAGAAGGATCCCGAGAACGCCGCTGCCCATGCTCAAATGGCGAAAATCAATTTTTCCAGGGGCGATGTGACCGGCGCTCGCGTCGAAATCGAAGCGGCGCTGCGGTCCAGACCTTATCATCCTGAGTTCTTGTACGTGCTCGGCCGGGTCATGGAGAAGCAAGGCGATGACCAGCGCGCACTACAGGCGTTCCAGCAAACCGTTCTAATAGACCCGCGCGAGGCCGACGCATATTACGAGATTGCACAAATCCACTCTCGCCTGGGTCATCAAGCTGAGGCAGTGCAGGCATTGAAGTCGGCGCTGCAAATTTCACCCGACGATCCCGACTACCGGCGCGCCCTGGCTACTCTCACCAACCGCTGA